The window AGCCACTGCGCGGCCAGTTCGCGCAGTGCGTACGGGCTGTCGGCGGAGAGCGGCAGTACGTGGACCGGGCGGGTCCGCGTGTCGGTCGCCGCCGGTCCGGCGGGGACGCCGGCCGGGTCGGGGGCGGCCTCGACCACGACGTGGGCGTTGGTGCCGCCGAATCCGAATCCGCTCACGGCGGCCCGGCGTACGGGCGCGCCCGGCCACGGGCGGGCGGTGTCGGGGAGGTGGAAGGGGCTGTCGGCGAGGTTGAGGCGCGGGTTGGGCGAGTCCACCGCCACGGCCGGGACGATGCCCTCGCGGAGCGCGAGGATGATCTTCGCGAGTCCGGCGAGGCCCGACGCCGAGTGCAGGTGGCCGATCCGGCGCTTGACGGAGCCGAGCGCGACGGAGTTGCGCGGGACCCCGTGTCGGGTGAACACCTCGGTGAGCGCCCGTACTTCGATCGGGTCGCCGATGGCGGTCCCGGTGCCGTGCGCCTCCACGTAGTGGACGGTGGCCGGGTCGATCGTCCGGTAGGCCTTGCCCAGCAGATCGATCTGGGCCTCCAGGCTGGGCGTGGTGACGCCCATGGTGCGGCCGTCGTTGTTGACCGCGACCCCGCTGACGGCTCCGAGGATCACGTCGCCGTCGGCCAGCGCGGCCGGCATCGGTTTCAGCACGAGGGCGGCGGCTCCCTCCCCGGGCACATAGCCGTTGGCCCTGCTGTCGAAGGTGTGGCACAGCCCGTCCGGGGAGAGCGCCCCGGTACGGGAGAGGAGGACGAACGTCAGCGGGTCGATGAGCAGGTCCACCGCGCCGACCAGGGCGAGTTCGCAGGTCCCGGCGGCCAGGCTCTGGCAGGCGAGCCATACCGCCGACAGCGAGGACGAACAGGCGGTGTCGACCACCAGGCTCGGGCCCGCCAGGTCGAAGCGGTCGGACAGCCAGGCCGCGGTGAAGTTCTGCGACCGTCCCCACAGGGCGGCGGGCCCGGGCTCGCCGGCGGAGCCCGGGGTGCCGGGCGGAACCAGCCCCCGGCCCCGGTCGAATCCGTACCCGTTCATGCGCGCGCCGACGAACACGCCCGCGTCGAGCCTGCGGCGCACCCCCAGGTATCCCGCGTCCTCCAGCGCGCGGGCGCCGACCTCCAGCATCACCCGCTGTTGGGGGTCGAGGAACACGGCGTCCTCGGCGGTCATGCCGAACGCCTCGTGGTCGAAGGAGAACGGGTCCACCAGGAACGCGCCGCGGTGGTGCGTTCCCTGGTGGGGGCCCTCGCCCCGGTACAGTTCGCGGGCCCACCGGCTCGGCGGGACCTCGCCGACCTCGCTCCCGTCGCGGCCCAGCAGGGCCGTCAGGTCGACGGCGTCCTCGGCGCCCGGGAGTCGTACCGCGAGGCCGATCACGGCGATGCGGGTGTCGAGCTCGCTCACGGTTGTCCTTTCGTTCGACCCACTGGTTGCCCCCGGCCCGGTCATCGCTGCCCGTCCCGCTGGAGCAGCGGGCGCAGCAGGGCGCTCAGGGCGGACGCGGACGGGTCGTCGTGGTCAGGGGTGGGCGGGTCGTCCCGGTCGGCGGTGGGCGGTCGACGGTCGGCCGGGGCGGCGAGTCCGGTCGCGATGTCGTCCGCCGTACGGGCCCGCATCAGCAGCGACGGGTCGACGGTCAGGCCACTGCGTTGTTCGAGCACCGTGGTCAGCTCGGCGATCATCAGGGAGTCCAGGCCCAGCCCGGGCAGCGGGCGCTCCCCGGGGTCCTCCCCCAGTACGTGTACGAAGGCGTCGCGGACCCGGGCCCGCATGCCGGCGCGGTCGTGGCCGGCGCGGATCGGTGCGGGGAGGACGACGGCCTCGGGCCGCGCCCCCGTCGGCGCGGACGCGGCGGCATCCGACGCGGCGGGCTCGGCGGGCTCGGACCCGGCGGGCTCCACGGGCCCTGCCGGGCCGGCGGTGGTACTGCCCGGGAAGATCACGGCGCCGCCCGACCGCAGGTGGTCGACGAAGGCGTCCAGGGCCTGTTCGGCGCCGATGGAGTGGGCGGCGGAGAAGGACGCGTCCGCCTTCATGCCGATGCCCGTCCAGTTGGGCCACGCGTGCGCGGTGACCGTGGTGACGGCGTCGTTCTCCCGCTCGGCGAGGGCCAGTTGGTAGGCGTTCGCGAGGCCGTAGTCGACGAGCCCCCGGCCGGCCAGGGCCTGGGTACCGGCGATCGAGGACACCAGGACGACGAACTCCGCACCCTCCTCCTTGGCCAGCCGTACGACGTTCAGCGAGCCGGGGACCTTGGGGGCGAGCACCTTCTCGGCGTCGCTCCACGGCCGGCGGTGCATCGCCCCGAACGGGTTGACCCCGCCGGAGGAGTGCACGACGCCGACCAGCCGGCCCCAGCGCCGACCCCACCGCCCGGCGACCGCGGCGAGCGCCTCGGGGTCGGACACGTCGCAGGACACGTAGTCGACCTCGGCACGCGCCGCCAGCTCCCGCAGGGGGGCGGAACCCGCGGGATCGAGGACCGATCGGCCGATGATGCCGATGCGCTTGGCTCCCCGGTCGATCAGCCGCTCGGTCAGACGCAGCCCCACGGCGCCCAGTCCGCCGGTGACCAGGCAGTACCCGTCGGTGGGCAGGGCGTACGGCGCACCGGGCGCCGCGGGCAGGGGGTGCGGGGTGTACCGGACGCCCCGACGGTGGGCGACGACGACCGTGCCGCCGTCGGCCTCGCCGGCCTGCCCGGCCGCGAGGGCGGCGTACTCGGCCACCAGGCGGTCGGCGAGCGTCTCGGCCGGTTCGGCCGGGTCCAGGTGTACGACCGCGGTGGCCTTGCGGCTCTCGGCGCCGGCGGCCCGTACGGCCATGGCCATGGCGGCCCGCTCGGGGATCAGGCCACCGCGCTCGTCGGGGTGCACGGCGGCGGCGTGAAAGCCGGCCCACAGCAAGGCCCCGTGGGCGGGCAGCGCCGCCATCAGGGCGCTCAACTCGGTCCAGAAATATTTCAGTTCGCGGGAGTCGCCGGTCCGGGCGGCCCGGGCGTCGATCACGATGGCGCCGTCCGCCCGGTGGCCGGGCTCGGCCACGGTCACGCCCCGGCTCCGGAGGGCCGTCGTCAGGGCGTGTTCGAGCTCGGGGTCGGCGGTGACCAGGCGTACCGTGCCCGAGCCGGGAGGGGTGGCGGGAGCCGGCTCCCGGACGCGCCACTCGACGCGTACCGCCTCGGCCGCCGCGAGGGGCGGGCCGGAGGCGGCGACCGCCGGGCCGGTGGTGTGCCAGTACGCCCCTCGTGCGAACGGATAGGTGGGGAGCTCCGTTGCACGAGCATCCACGGCGGAGAGAGCGGGCCAGTCGATGTGCGCGTAGCCGACGCCGGCCAACTCGGCGGCGCCGACGGGTCCGTGGGGTTCCGTGACCGTCCCGGAGCGCAGCGCCGCCGCCTCGGCGGTCAGGTCGATGTCGACGCGTGCGGGGGGCGTGCGGCCGGCAGCGACGGAGCGCAGCGCGGTGGCGAGTTCGGCGGCCGTCCGTCCGTGGACGGCGGTCTGGAACTCCAGTGGGGTGCGGCCGGTGTTGGCGGTGTGGCAGAGGTCGGCGGTCTCCCAGGCGTCGCGTGCCGCGTCGAACCGGTCGGCGTACGCGCCGGCCAGCGACCGCAGCGCCGACTCGTCGGCGGCGCTCACCCGCACCACGAAGGCGTCCTGGGACAACACCTCACGCAGCGAGGGAACGGGAGGCTCTTCGACGATCACGTGGGCGTTCACCCCACCCATTCCGAACGCGCTCACCGCCGCCCGACGCGGACCACCGTCACGCGGCCACTCCACCGCACGGTCGGCGAGGTAGAACGGTGTTTCCTCGAACCGGATGTGGTCATTGGGCCGCACCACATGCAACGACGGCGGAACCGTCCCGTGCTCCATCGCCAAAAGCACCTTCACCAGACCCGCCAACCCCGCCGCCGGCTCCAGATGACCCACATTCCCCTTCAGGGAACCGATCGCACAGAACTGCGACCTGCCCGTCACCCCACGCCACGCACGCGTCAACCCCTCCACCTCGATCGGATCACCCAAACCCGTCCCCGTTCCGTGTGCCTCCACCAGGCCGATCGAGTCCACCGACACCCCCGCGTCCCGCAACGCCGCGGTGATCACTTCCTGTTGCGCCGCACTGCTCGGGACCGTCAACCCACTGGTGCGGCCACCGTGGTTGACCGCACTGCCCTTGATGACACCCCGGATCCGGTCGCCGTCCCGCACCGCGGCCCGGAGCGGCTTCACCACCACCGTCACCACACCCTCACCCGGCACGAACCCGTCCGCCCCCGCATCGAACGGCCGGGAGGCGCCCGAGGGTGACAGGGCCCGCAGATTGCGCATCGCGACGTAGTGCAGGGGGGACATGCCGATGCGAACGCCGGCCACGATCGCCTGCTCGCACTCGCCGTCGCGGATGCTGCGCACCGCCGTGTGCAGGGCGACCAGCGACGACGAACACAAGGTGTCGATCGTCATGCTCGGCCCGTGCAGATCGAGGAAGTAGCTGACCCGGTTGGCCAGGAACGCGTTGTGGTTGCCGAGACCGCTGGGGGCGTCCAGCTCCGGCGCGATGTTGTAGTCCTTGTAGTGCTGGTAGCTGGCGCCGACGAACACGCCGGTGGAGGACGTCAGTTGTCGTGGCGGCAGGCCGGCCGACTCCAGTGCCTCCCATGCGGTGCGCAGCAGCCAGCGGACCTGCGGGTCGAGGACCTCCGCCTGTTTGGGGAAGAAGTCGAAGAACCGGGCGTCGAACTCCTCCACGTTGTCGAGGAATCCGCCCATGTCGGGCTCGTGACCGCCCGCGTAGCGTCCCCAGCGATGAGCGGGGGCCGGGCGGATCTCCTCGCCGGCCCCGGCCAGGAGCGACCAGAACCGTTGCGGGTCCGAGGCACCGGGAAGCGCCAGAGCGAGGCCGATGACGGCCATGTCCTCGCCGGCCGGCGTGACTTCGGGGGCCCTCGGGATCGCTGTGGCAGAGGTGGTGTCGGGTGCGGCCGCCGCCTCGGGAGCCTGGACCGGGGCCGGGACCGGGGGCTCGGCGGAGGTCGGGGGCTCGGCCGGGGTCTGCGCCGGTGCCTCGGCGCGGGCGGGAGCCGGGGCCGCGGCCGCGGCGAACGCTCCGTCGGCCGCCAGCTCCGCGACGTGTGCGGCGAGGGTTCGGCAGTCGGCGGCGTCCAGGACGTCCGTCGGGCTCAGTGGCACCCCGTACTGCGCCTCGACGTCGGCCGCGATGGCCGTCGCCAGCATGGAGTCGAGGCCCACGGCGGAGAGCGAGGTGGTCGCGGTGACGCCCGGGTCGTGCAGGACGTTCCGCACCACCGCGACGATCGCCGCCTCCGACGCCGCGACCTGCGGTGTGCGGCGGGCGGGCCGGGAGAGCGGCGCGTCGTCGCCGTTCACCGTCCGGTACTCGACCTCGTCGAGCCGGACCAACACCCGGCCGTCCGAAGCGAACAGCGTCGCATCACCGCGCCGCGTGCCGTCGCTCGCGGGCTCGGCGCCCTCGAGCAGTACGAACGCCGTTCGCGCCGGATCCGCCCAGCGCGTCGCCCGGCCGATGGAGACCGGCAGGTACGTGGCCGACGGGGCCGCGGGATCCGCCAGCGTGAGGACGGCCATGGCCTGGAGGGCGGCGTCGATCGCGACCGTCTGCGCCTCCAGCGGGCTGTCGGCGCGCACGTCGAGCCGTACGAGCACCCGACCCGGCCCGTAGTGCACCTCGGCGATGGAGCGGAGCGGGGCGGCGAGTTCCATGCCCTTCGCCGCGAACCAGGCGTAGAGGCCGTCCGGTTGCAGGGTCCGACCGAGGCCGGCCCGCAGGGTGTCCAGGTCCGCGGCGGCGGGCGCCGGGCCCGCCGGGGTGTCGGCGGTGGCGAGTCGGGCGATGACCCGCTCGGCGTGCCGGAAGGCGGCCGATCCCGTACGGGCGGGGTCGGCCAGGTCGCTGGTGAGGGGGTGGGTTCCGGTGCCCCGGCCCGTGAAGACGATCCGGCGCAGGACGGCGCTCGACCGCAGCCCGAGGGCCACGGGAAGCGCCCCGGGCAGTGTGTCCTCGCCCAGCACCCGGTGGGCGGGCGCGAGCCGCCGTACGACGGCGGCCACGTCCTCTGCGGTCGGCGCCGCCGGTGGGACGGGCGCGGAGGACACCGCGGCGTCGGCCGGCGCCCCGAACGGGTAGGGCGGCAGGACGCGGTGCCGCGCCGGCGGGCCCGGGTACACCGCGGCCCAGTCGACGGCGCCGCCGCCGACGTAGCGCAGGGCCGGCCCGCCGAGACCGGTCGGGGCGCTCTCCACCGCCGTGTCGCCGCGCAGGACGGTGCCGGGTGCCCGGTCCGCCAGGTGTAGCGCCCTGGCCAGGCCGGTGCTCAGCTCGTCGGCCGTGGTTCCGAGGAACGCCACCCGATGGGCCCGGTGGTCGCGTCCGACGGCGCTGGAGCGGCACAGCGCGCCCAGGTCGTCGGCGGTCCCCCGCAGCAGCAGCGGTCGGACGTCCGCCATGCGTCGGAGGAGGGCTTGCGGGGTGTGGGCGGACAGCACCAGCAGGTGCTCGTCGTTGTCCGAGACGGCTGCGGAGGCCTCGTCGCCGGGCGGCCGATGCCGGGGTCCCCCGGTGCGTTCCCGCGCGTACTCCTCGACGACGATGTGCGCGTTGGTGCCGCCCATGCCGAAGGCGCTGATGCCCGCCCGGCGCGGGCCGTCCGAGATCCACGGCTGGGGCGCGACCGGGATCACGAACGGTCCGGTGGACAGGTCGAGGTGGCTGCTGGGGGTCTCGAAGCCGGCGACGGGCGGTATCTCCCGGTGGCGCAGGGACAACAGCACCTTCAGCAGGCCGGCGAGTCCGGCCGCGGGCTCCAGGTGTCCGATGTTTCCCTTCACGGTCCCGAGGTGGCACGGGCCGGTGCGGTCCGGGTCGCCGCCGAACACCTCGGTGAGCGCGGCGATCTCGATCGGGTCGCCGAGTCGGGTCGCGGTGCCGTGCGTCTCGATCAGGGAGATGTCGGCGGGCGCCAGTCCGGCGTCGGCGAGCGCGGCCCGGACGACCGCGGCCTGGGCTTCGCTGCGGGGCACCGGCAGGGCGCTGCCGCGGCCTCCGTGGTTGACGGCCGTACCGCGGACGACGCCCCAGATCCGGTCGCCGTCCCGCTCCGCGTCCGTGAGCGGTTTCAGCATCACGGCCAGCGCGCCCTCGCCGGGCAGGAATCCGTCCGCCCGCTCGTCGAAGGGTCGCGGCAGGGTCTCCGACAGCGCGCCGAGCCGGCTGAGGCTGCGGAAGTACCAGGGAGTCAGGCCGACCTGGCAGGCCGCCACGATGGCGGCGCCACAGTGCCCCGCACGGAGCGCGGCGACCGCCTGCTGGATGGCGACGAGCGAGGACGAGCACAGGGTGTCGACGGTCTGCGAGGGGCCGGTCAGGTCCAGCGCGTACGAGATCCGGTTGGCCAGTACCGCGTTCATGGAGCCGAGCGCGGTGTGCGGTCCGACGGTCTCCAGCCCTTGCGTGTCGCGGTGGTGGGTGTAGGTGGCGCCGACGAAGACGCCGATGTCGCGGCGGTCGGCGAGACCGCTGTCGTCCCGCACCGTCCAGGCGTGTTCCAGCAGCAGTTTCTGTTGTACGTCCATCTCCTCGGCCTCGCGTACCGAGATGCCGAAGAAGCTCGGGTCGAAGCGGTCGATGCCCGAGACGAACGCACCGGTGCGGCAGTAGGTGCCCGTCATTCGGGGGCCGCGCGGCTCGAAGTGGGTGTCGATGTCCCAGCGTTCCGCCGGGACCTCGGTGAACGCGTGGCCGCCGGAGCGGAGCAGGTTCCACAGCTCCGCCGTACCGCCGGCCGCGCCCGGCAGGTCACCGGAGACGGCCACGATCGCGACGTCCGCGTCACGACCACCTGCCGGAGTGCGCCGTCGCGGTGTGGGGAGCGGGCGGTCGGGGGCGACTGCCGGGAGCTGCTCGACGGTTGGGGCGGGCTCGGAGCGTTCGGCGGACTCGACCGCCTCGGCGGGCGTGGCGGGCGTGACGGAGGAAACCGGCTCGGCGGACTCGACCACCTCGGCGGCCTCCGGCGTCGCGACCGCGACGGCCGCGCCGTAGCGGTCGGTCAGGGCCTGGACCAGCTCGGCGAACTCGCCGTACTCCAGGAAGAGCGTCGCCGGGAGGTGGATGCCCCACCTGCGGGACAGTTCCTCCGCCAGTTCGACGCTCATGATCGAGCTCATGCCGTAGTCCGAGAGGGGGGTGTCGCGGTCGAAGGAGGCGACACCGAGCCGCTCGGCGAGGAACCGTTCCAGGGCGTCCGCGACGTGTTCCGCGGCGCCCGCACCCGACCCGGCGGACCCGTTGGACCCGTCCGACCCGCCGACCGTGTCGTGTACGGCGGAGGGGGCTTCGGTCTCCGATGCCTCCGCCTCGATGACCTCGTCGTCGGCGTCCGGATGGGCGACGACGACCTGGCGGGGGTCCTCCTCCGAGCCCAGTACCGCGATGAGGGCGTCCAGGCCCTCCGCGGTGCCCAGCGGCCGGACCCCGCGCCGCCGCAACTGCTCCGCGACGGCCGTACCCATGCCCACCTCACCCCACAGACCCCAGGCGATGCTCAGCCACGGCGAACCGTGCGCCTGCGCGAAGGCGTCGAGGTAGGCGTTGGCCGCGGCGTAGCCGGCCTGCCCGAGGTTGCCGAACGTTCCGGAGACCGACGCGAACAACACGGCGAAGTCCAGGGGCTGCCCGGCCACCGCGGCGGCCAGCTCGCGGACCCCGTCGACCTTGGGCCGCATCACCGCGGCGATGTCCTCGGCGGTGGCGCTGCGGATCAGGCCGTCCTTGAGCGTGCCGGCGGCGTGCACGACGCCGTGCAGCTCGCCGTGTTCCGCGCGGACCCGCTCCACCACGGCCGCCAGGGCGCCGGGGACGGTGACGTCCGCTCTGTAGGAGACGACCTCGCAGCCGTGTGCGCGGATCGCGGCCGTTCGCTGCCGGTCGGCGGCCGCCGCTCCGGAGCGGCTGACCAACGCGACGAAGCCGGCGCCGTCCCGAGCGAACCGGTCGGCGACCTCCAGGCCCAGACCGCCGTGCCCGCCGAGGACGAGGTACCGGCCGCCCTGTCGTACGGGCCCCGGACGTGAGCGGGGTGCGGCGTGCGCCGCGCGGTCGCGGACCCGGACGGGTACCCGCCGGACACCCTGTCGGTAGCCGGTCTCGGTCGGGCCGTCGCCGTCGCCGAGTTCCGCCAGGAGCGCGCGGAGGGCGTCGTCGGAGGATCGGTCGACGTCGACGAGGCGCGGGCGCAGGCCCGAGTACTCGATGGCGGCGGTACGGACGAAGCCCCACAGGGCGGCGCGCGCGGGCACCGGCCGGTCTTCGTCCGAGACCGCCTGCCCGTCCCGGGTCACCACGAGGAAGCGGCCCTTGCGCTGCCGCTCACCGAGGGTCCGCAGGGCGGCCAGGCAGCCGTGGACGCCGAGGCGGAGTTCCGTCTCCTCCCCCTGGACGCCGTCGGACACCTCGCCGGCGTTCCACAGGTGCACCACTCCGGCGATCGGGTCCCCGACCTCGTCCCAGAGCCGCCGGAACGCTTCCTCGTCCGGCTGCGCGAGCATCCGCAGGTCGCTGCCGCCGCCGTGCACCCCGACGAGCGCGGTGGCCTGATCCCCGGACGGGCCGATGCCGACCTCCACCACGCGGGCGCCGTCGGCCCGCAGTCGCCCGGCGGCACGCGCCCCGAGGCCGTCCGTGCGGGCGTCGTGCAGCACCACCCAGGTGCCGGTCACCGGCTCGGTCCGGGCGGGGTCCGTCGGTGCGGGACGCCAGACGATCCGGCTGACGGGCAGTGCGGACGGTCGTGCCGGGGTCGCGGTGGCGGTCGGTCGCGAGCCGGTGGTCGTTCGCCGCATGCGGAGGCCCTGGAACTCCGCGGCGACCTCGTGGGAGGGGCCCAGCAGAGTCGCGTCGGCGGTGGCGTAGGCGCCGTCGATGCCGGTGCGGCGCACCACGACGGTCGCGCCGGTCGACAGCGCGGAGAGGTCGGTGAGGACCCGGAGTCGGGCGATGCCGATCGGCAGCATGGGGTGCGGGCCGTCCGCTCCCGTGAGGTCCTGGAGCGCGCAGCTCACGACCTGGAACACCCCGTCCACCAGGAGCGGGTGGGCGTACCAGGGCACGGGTTCGGCGTCGGAGCGCAGCGTTGCCGTGGCCGTGCCGTCGTCTCCGACGGAGAGGTCCCGGACGGTGCGGAAGTCGGGCCCGTACCGGAGGCCGTCGCGGGCCCAGCTGTCGTACAGCCGGTCCCGGTCGATGGCCCGTCCGTCGCCGGCCCCCGGGCCGGTGGGGGATTCGGCGGTGGCGGCCGGGACATCGCCCGGGAGCAGCAGCCGGCCGGTACCGGTGGACAGCGGCTTGCGTTCGCCGGCCACGACGGTGCTCAGTTCGAAGCGGGTCG of the Streptomyces sp. NBC_01426 genome contains:
- a CDS encoding SDR family NAD(P)-dependent oxidoreductase yields the protein MTYPAETYEKTFTGQEPFIAQHRSAGVGLLPAAVQLEMAMVGVARRRPFTPLELTDVTFLRPLTLSDDATAPVRLDVSFGPSTRFELSTVVAGERKPLSTGTGRLLLPGDVPAATAESPTGPGAGDGRAIDRDRLYDSWARDGLRYGPDFRTVRDLSVGDDGTATATLRSDAEPVPWYAHPLLVDGVFQVVSCALQDLTGADGPHPMLPIGIARLRVLTDLSALSTGATVVVRRTGIDGAYATADATLLGPSHEVAAEFQGLRMRRTTTGSRPTATATPARPSALPVSRIVWRPAPTDPARTEPVTGTWVVLHDARTDGLGARAAGRLRADGARVVEVGIGPSGDQATALVGVHGGGSDLRMLAQPDEEAFRRLWDEVGDPIAGVVHLWNAGEVSDGVQGEETELRLGVHGCLAALRTLGERQRKGRFLVVTRDGQAVSDEDRPVPARAALWGFVRTAAIEYSGLRPRLVDVDRSSDDALRALLAELGDGDGPTETGYRQGVRRVPVRVRDRAAHAAPRSRPGPVRQGGRYLVLGGHGGLGLEVADRFARDGAGFVALVSRSGAAAADRQRTAAIRAHGCEVVSYRADVTVPGALAAVVERVRAEHGELHGVVHAAGTLKDGLIRSATAEDIAAVMRPKVDGVRELAAAVAGQPLDFAVLFASVSGTFGNLGQAGYAAANAYLDAFAQAHGSPWLSIAWGLWGEVGMGTAVAEQLRRRGVRPLGTAEGLDALIAVLGSEEDPRQVVVAHPDADDEVIEAEASETEAPSAVHDTVGGSDGSNGSAGSGAGAAEHVADALERFLAERLGVASFDRDTPLSDYGMSSIMSVELAEELSRRWGIHLPATLFLEYGEFAELVQALTDRYGAAVAVATPEAAEVVESAEPVSSVTPATPAEAVESAERSEPAPTVEQLPAVAPDRPLPTPRRRTPAGGRDADVAIVAVSGDLPGAAGGTAELWNLLRSGGHAFTEVPAERWDIDTHFEPRGPRMTGTYCRTGAFVSGIDRFDPSFFGISVREAEEMDVQQKLLLEHAWTVRDDSGLADRRDIGVFVGATYTHHRDTQGLETVGPHTALGSMNAVLANRISYALDLTGPSQTVDTLCSSSLVAIQQAVAALRAGHCGAAIVAACQVGLTPWYFRSLSRLGALSETLPRPFDERADGFLPGEGALAVMLKPLTDAERDGDRIWGVVRGTAVNHGGRGSALPVPRSEAQAAVVRAALADAGLAPADISLIETHGTATRLGDPIEIAALTEVFGGDPDRTGPCHLGTVKGNIGHLEPAAGLAGLLKVLLSLRHREIPPVAGFETPSSHLDLSTGPFVIPVAPQPWISDGPRRAGISAFGMGGTNAHIVVEEYARERTGGPRHRPPGDEASAAVSDNDEHLLVLSAHTPQALLRRMADVRPLLLRGTADDLGALCRSSAVGRDHRAHRVAFLGTTADELSTGLARALHLADRAPGTVLRGDTAVESAPTGLGGPALRYVGGGAVDWAAVYPGPPARHRVLPPYPFGAPADAAVSSAPVPPAAPTAEDVAAVVRRLAPAHRVLGEDTLPGALPVALGLRSSAVLRRIVFTGRGTGTHPLTSDLADPARTGSAAFRHAERVIARLATADTPAGPAPAAADLDTLRAGLGRTLQPDGLYAWFAAKGMELAAPLRSIAEVHYGPGRVLVRLDVRADSPLEAQTVAIDAALQAMAVLTLADPAAPSATYLPVSIGRATRWADPARTAFVLLEGAEPASDGTRRGDATLFASDGRVLVRLDEVEYRTVNGDDAPLSRPARRTPQVAASEAAIVAVVRNVLHDPGVTATTSLSAVGLDSMLATAIAADVEAQYGVPLSPTDVLDAADCRTLAAHVAELAADGAFAAAAAPAPARAEAPAQTPAEPPTSAEPPVPAPVQAPEAAAAPDTTSATAIPRAPEVTPAGEDMAVIGLALALPGASDPQRFWSLLAGAGEEIRPAPAHRWGRYAGGHEPDMGGFLDNVEEFDARFFDFFPKQAEVLDPQVRWLLRTAWEALESAGLPPRQLTSSTGVFVGASYQHYKDYNIAPELDAPSGLGNHNAFLANRVSYFLDLHGPSMTIDTLCSSSLVALHTAVRSIRDGECEQAIVAGVRIGMSPLHYVAMRNLRALSPSGASRPFDAGADGFVPGEGVVTVVVKPLRAAVRDGDRIRGVIKGSAVNHGGRTSGLTVPSSAAQQEVITAALRDAGVSVDSIGLVEAHGTGTGLGDPIEVEGLTRAWRGVTGRSQFCAIGSLKGNVGHLEPAAGLAGLVKVLLAMEHGTVPPSLHVVRPNDHIRFEETPFYLADRAVEWPRDGGPRRAAVSAFGMGGVNAHVIVEEPPVPSLREVLSQDAFVVRVSAADESALRSLAGAYADRFDAARDAWETADLCHTANTGRTPLEFQTAVHGRTAAELATALRSVAAGRTPPARVDIDLTAEAAALRSGTVTEPHGPVGAAELAGVGYAHIDWPALSAVDARATELPTYPFARGAYWHTTGPAVAASGPPLAAAEAVRVEWRVREPAPATPPGSGTVRLVTADPELEHALTTALRSRGVTVAEPGHRADGAIVIDARAARTGDSRELKYFWTELSALMAALPAHGALLWAGFHAAAVHPDERGGLIPERAAMAMAVRAAGAESRKATAVVHLDPAEPAETLADRLVAEYAALAAGQAGEADGGTVVVAHRRGVRYTPHPLPAAPGAPYALPTDGYCLVTGGLGAVGLRLTERLIDRGAKRIGIIGRSVLDPAGSAPLRELAARAEVDYVSCDVSDPEALAAVAGRWGRRWGRLVGVVHSSGGVNPFGAMHRRPWSDAEKVLAPKVPGSLNVVRLAKEEGAEFVVLVSSIAGTQALAGRGLVDYGLANAYQLALAERENDAVTTVTAHAWPNWTGIGMKADASFSAAHSIGAEQALDAFVDHLRSGGAVIFPGSTTAGPAGPVEPAGSEPAEPAASDAAASAPTGARPEAVVLPAPIRAGHDRAGMRARVRDAFVHVLGEDPGERPLPGLGLDSLMIAELTTVLEQRSGLTVDPSLLMRARTADDIATGLAAPADRRPPTADRDDPPTPDHDDPSASALSALLRPLLQRDGQR